Proteins from a genomic interval of Lacticaseibacillus pabuli:
- a CDS encoding arginine repressor: protein MPKQTRQEIIKNLLNSNIVETQEQLVELLRDTGVDVTQATVSRDIKDMQLIKVPIRDGRYRYSLPVDNPATSAGSLDSVLSDALQSVGRQDYFVNLILSPGSGPAVASILQARADDRIFAIVPADASILLICRGSEEAIALTSELGILLEK from the coding sequence ATGCCAAAACAAACGCGCCAAGAAATAATCAAAAATCTGCTGAACTCAAACATCGTTGAAACCCAGGAACAGCTTGTCGAATTGCTCCGGGACACCGGTGTTGACGTGACGCAAGCGACGGTCTCTCGCGATATTAAGGACATGCAACTCATCAAGGTTCCGATTCGCGATGGGCGGTATCGTTACTCCTTGCCCGTTGACAATCCCGCAACCAGCGCCGGATCACTAGACAGTGTCTTGTCTGACGCGTTGCAGTCGGTTGGGCGGCAAGACTACTTTGTTAACTTGATTTTGAGTCCCGGCAGCGGCCCCGCGGTGGCAAGTATTTTGCAAGCACGGGCAGATGACCGTATTTTTGCGATTGTCCCTGCAGATGCCAGCATTTTACTGATTTGCCGCGGCAGCGAAGAGGCCATTGCTTTGACCTCCGAGCTCGGGATTCTATTGGAGAAATAA
- the recN gene encoding DNA repair protein RecN: MLQELVIHDFAIIESLDLSFDTGMTALTGETGAGKSIIIDAVSLLAGARGSSEFVRTGTKKAALQGMFGATTNTRTQEVLDQFGLKLDNGQVLLERDIYSTGRNVCRVNGQLVNTSTLRAVGETLVDIHGQNEHQELTHPDRHIHMLDEYGGPKLQALLNDYQSVFTEYEHRSAALRKKQQNEQEWAQRLDMLRFQVKEINDAELTPSLEDDLIAERDKLANFQHIQEALGNAYSSLSGDEFNPLDVIESVSQSLQSIEDLSPEYKNVSENVASAYYALQDAQTDLSRLADGLEWDEGRLEDVEAQLNTISELKRKYGDSTADIIAYGKKASAELADMEASEADSSGLEETVSKLETRATAAAAALSKARHATAQKLEKAVHEQLRESYMAKTVFSVHFSGDRKQLGPFGSDTLEFYIQPNPGERAQPLAKIASGGELSRIMLALKTIFADADGVTSIIFDEVDTGVSGRVAQAIAMKIAQIAKHSQVLCITHLPQVAAMSDHEYQIQKQIKGKRTMTSVTPLQQDQRVNELARMLAGTEITELTIEHASEMLKQAEDVRAKMRTQS, translated from the coding sequence ATGCTACAGGAACTGGTTATTCACGATTTCGCAATCATTGAATCACTCGATTTGTCCTTTGACACGGGAATGACGGCTTTAACGGGGGAAACTGGTGCCGGGAAGTCGATCATCATCGACGCGGTCTCACTGCTCGCGGGGGCGCGCGGATCGAGTGAGTTTGTGCGGACTGGAACCAAGAAGGCGGCACTGCAAGGCATGTTCGGCGCGACGACTAATACCCGCACGCAGGAGGTGCTCGACCAGTTTGGGCTGAAGCTCGACAATGGGCAGGTGTTACTCGAGCGGGACATTTATTCGACTGGTCGTAACGTCTGCCGAGTGAACGGTCAACTGGTGAATACCAGTACGTTGCGGGCGGTGGGTGAAACGCTGGTCGATATTCACGGGCAAAATGAGCACCAAGAGTTGACCCATCCTGACCGGCACATTCACATGCTGGATGAGTACGGTGGTCCAAAGTTGCAGGCTTTGCTCAATGATTATCAATCTGTGTTCACGGAATATGAACACCGGAGTGCGGCACTGCGCAAAAAGCAACAAAATGAACAGGAGTGGGCCCAGCGTTTAGACATGCTACGGTTCCAGGTCAAGGAAATTAATGATGCTGAACTCACCCCATCGCTGGAAGATGACTTGATTGCTGAGCGGGATAAACTCGCGAACTTCCAGCATATTCAAGAGGCGCTTGGCAATGCCTACTCGAGTTTATCCGGGGATGAATTCAATCCGCTCGACGTCATCGAGTCTGTTAGTCAGTCGCTGCAGTCCATCGAGGATTTGTCACCTGAGTACAAGAACGTCAGTGAGAACGTCGCGAGTGCCTATTACGCCTTGCAAGATGCCCAGACCGATTTGTCTCGCCTGGCTGACGGCCTGGAGTGGGATGAAGGGCGCCTTGAGGATGTTGAAGCGCAACTCAACACGATTAGCGAACTGAAACGCAAGTACGGTGACAGCACAGCCGATATCATTGCTTATGGTAAAAAGGCGAGTGCGGAGTTGGCTGATATGGAGGCTTCTGAAGCCGATTCTTCTGGCCTCGAGGAAACCGTCTCGAAATTAGAGACCCGGGCCACTGCCGCCGCTGCGGCTTTGAGCAAAGCCCGTCACGCCACGGCGCAAAAGCTGGAAAAGGCGGTTCATGAACAATTGCGTGAATCGTACATGGCCAAGACGGTGTTTAGCGTCCATTTCTCTGGTGACCGCAAGCAGTTGGGGCCATTCGGTAGTGACACGCTCGAGTTTTACATTCAGCCCAACCCAGGTGAACGTGCCCAGCCGCTGGCCAAGATTGCCAGTGGCGGTGAGTTGTCGCGGATTATGCTAGCACTGAAAACCATCTTTGCGGATGCGGACGGTGTCACCAGCATCATCTTTGATGAGGTCGATACCGGGGTGTCTGGCCGTGTTGCTCAGGCGATTGCGATGAAGATTGCACAAATTGCCAAACATTCGCAGGTGCTATGTATTACGCATTTGCCGCAGGTTGCGGCGATGTCGGATCACGAGTACCAGATTCAAAAGCAGATCAAGGGTAAGCGGACGATGACCAGCGTCACGCCACTTCAGCAGGATCAGCGGGTGAACGAACTCGCAAGAATGCTCGCGGGGACGGAGATTACCGAGCTGACCATTGAACACGCCTCGGAGATGCTCAAACAAGCTGAAGATGTGCGTGCAAAAATGCGCACCCAGTCTTAG
- the gmk gene encoding guanylate kinase: MTERGMLIVLSGPSGVGKGTVRQAMMNSGYRDFKYSVSMTTRKMRPGEVDGVDYYFRTKDQFEQEIANGGMLEYAQYVDNYYGTPLKYVNQTLDSGRDVLLEIEVKGAMQVRAKCPDAVFIFLTPPDIPELKHRLVGRGTDDETTIMKRVRKAADELKMMSNYDYAVVNDKVPLAVERIEEIIKSEHLRVARVMDRYMAMLADTGLAD, translated from the coding sequence ATGACCGAACGGGGGATGCTCATCGTCCTTTCTGGGCCATCGGGGGTCGGCAAAGGTACTGTCCGCCAAGCGATGATGAACTCAGGATACCGTGATTTTAAATACTCAGTTTCCATGACCACACGTAAAATGCGGCCAGGCGAAGTGGATGGTGTGGATTATTACTTCCGCACTAAGGACCAGTTCGAACAGGAAATCGCGAATGGCGGCATGCTCGAATACGCGCAGTATGTTGACAACTATTACGGCACACCACTGAAGTACGTGAACCAGACGCTTGATTCCGGGCGGGACGTTTTGCTGGAGATTGAGGTTAAGGGCGCCATGCAGGTTCGCGCGAAGTGTCCCGATGCCGTCTTCATTTTTCTCACGCCACCGGACATTCCGGAACTCAAACATCGACTCGTTGGACGCGGCACTGATGATGAAACAACCATCATGAAACGTGTTCGCAAAGCAGCGGACGAACTCAAGATGATGTCCAACTACGATTACGCGGTCGTTAATGACAAGGTGCCACTGGCGGTTGAGCGTATTGAAGAGATTATTAAGAGTGAGCACCTGCGTGTCGCACGCGTCATGGATCGTTACATGGCGATGCTCGCAGACACTGGACTCGCTGACTAA
- the rpoZ gene encoding DNA-directed RNA polymerase subunit omega, protein MIVYPSIDKLLAQVPSRYSLAVLAAKRAHQIENGDIKMLAEYKSPRTVGQALEEVAEGDVIIDPDSKLLERDAERLDREEDTRKAEEDDGLED, encoded by the coding sequence ATGATTGTATATCCATCAATTGATAAGTTGCTGGCACAGGTGCCATCTCGTTACTCATTGGCCGTACTTGCTGCAAAGCGGGCACACCAGATTGAAAATGGTGACATCAAGATGTTGGCCGAATACAAGTCACCACGGACGGTTGGCCAGGCACTTGAAGAAGTTGCTGAAGGTGACGTAATTATCGATCCAGACTCCAAACTTCTCGAACGTGACGCTGAACGGCTCGACCGCGAAGAAGACACGCGTAAGGCTGAAGAAGACGACGGTCTCGAAGACTAA
- the priA gene encoding primosomal protein N': MAYARIIVDVPTMQTNHPYDYLIPDNLADQVAPGKRVVVSFGKGTRQVMGMVVGMRDQTDFDGEVKSVLRVLDDQPVISAELLALSKWLATDTFSFWISCLQTMLPNALKTESRRLNKQTDETEIVNKGRIQTREYVRATKTAADYAALTTETRKNAKNQIKLLKILTELVGKDAVALQTLSKQDKIPRATFTDAADKGWLAIEDHEYYRHPYAQLDDLPRTKPLHFTDEQQRAYDSVSQSVDQHLNDTYLLEGVTGSGKTEVYLQLIARTRQEGRDALMLVPEIGLTPQMVKRVKGRFGSEVAVLHSGLSDGERYDEWRRIARGEAHIVIGARSAAFAPLQNLGLIVMDEEHETSYKQDDTPRYHARDVLAWRAKYNHAPLLLGSATPSLESRARAEKGVYKRLLMPERTNNKPLPPVDIIDMREAEVDSYSGDISNALTTALQTTMARGEQAVLMLNRRGFSSFVMCRECGYVAKCPNCDISLTLHMDTHTLRCHYCGHEEAIPKICPSCKSRKIRYYGTGTEKVEQTLHQLFPDAGVLRMDVDTTRKKGAHGRILKAFGDGKADILLGTQMIAKGLDFPNVTLVGVINADTALGLPDFRASERTFQLLTQVSGRAGRADKPGRVLIQTFNPDNYAIQLAQRHDYERFFGLEMHMRHEGNYPPYYFTFKLTVSHEEEDKAAKAIFKLADQLTANLSDQAIILGPTRGAIARVKRRYYYQVVIKYKNEPNLQKTLADMLESTQMSSRSGYQIAFDREPLSFI; encoded by the coding sequence ATGGCTTATGCTCGGATTATCGTTGATGTCCCAACCATGCAAACAAACCACCCTTATGATTACCTCATCCCTGACAATTTGGCCGACCAGGTTGCACCTGGTAAGCGCGTCGTTGTCAGCTTTGGGAAGGGTACCCGTCAGGTGATGGGCATGGTCGTTGGCATGCGCGACCAGACTGATTTCGACGGCGAAGTGAAGTCTGTTCTGCGTGTGCTCGATGACCAGCCTGTTATTAGTGCAGAATTACTTGCCCTCTCAAAGTGGCTCGCAACAGACACCTTTTCGTTTTGGATTAGCTGTCTGCAAACCATGCTACCTAACGCGCTGAAAACCGAATCTCGGCGTCTGAACAAGCAGACCGACGAAACTGAAATCGTTAATAAGGGCCGCATTCAAACACGCGAATACGTGCGCGCCACTAAGACCGCCGCGGATTATGCCGCATTGACGACAGAAACGCGTAAGAATGCAAAGAACCAGATCAAGCTACTCAAGATTCTGACCGAGCTGGTTGGGAAGGACGCCGTTGCCCTCCAGACCTTAAGCAAACAGGACAAAATTCCGCGCGCGACCTTCACCGATGCCGCGGATAAAGGCTGGCTGGCCATTGAAGACCACGAATACTACCGGCATCCGTACGCCCAGCTCGATGACTTGCCACGGACAAAGCCGCTGCACTTCACTGATGAGCAGCAGCGGGCTTACGATAGTGTGAGCCAATCCGTTGACCAGCATTTAAATGATACATACCTGCTTGAAGGGGTGACTGGCTCCGGTAAGACCGAGGTTTACCTGCAACTGATTGCGCGCACACGCCAAGAAGGGCGCGACGCCTTGATGCTCGTGCCCGAAATTGGTCTGACCCCGCAGATGGTCAAACGCGTTAAGGGCCGCTTTGGTAGCGAAGTAGCCGTCCTGCACTCTGGCCTGAGTGATGGTGAACGGTATGATGAGTGGCGGCGCATCGCGCGTGGCGAGGCTCATATTGTGATTGGCGCACGCTCAGCAGCCTTCGCGCCATTGCAAAATCTTGGCCTGATTGTCATGGACGAAGAGCACGAAACAAGCTACAAACAGGACGACACGCCACGGTACCATGCACGCGACGTGCTGGCTTGGCGTGCCAAGTACAACCACGCGCCATTGTTACTGGGGTCCGCGACGCCGAGTCTGGAATCTCGGGCACGCGCTGAAAAGGGCGTCTACAAACGTCTGCTGATGCCTGAGCGCACCAACAACAAGCCATTGCCACCCGTCGACATTATTGACATGCGGGAAGCAGAAGTGGACTCCTATTCTGGAGATATTTCTAACGCGCTGACGACCGCTTTGCAGACCACCATGGCACGCGGGGAACAGGCCGTACTGATGCTGAACCGGCGCGGCTTCTCGAGCTTTGTGATGTGCCGCGAATGTGGTTATGTTGCCAAGTGCCCGAACTGTGATATCTCGCTGACCCTGCACATGGACACGCACACCCTGCGTTGCCATTACTGTGGCCATGAAGAAGCGATTCCGAAGATTTGCCCAAGTTGCAAATCCCGCAAAATTCGCTACTATGGCACCGGGACCGAAAAGGTGGAGCAGACCTTGCACCAGCTCTTTCCGGACGCGGGTGTCTTGCGGATGGACGTGGACACAACCCGCAAAAAGGGCGCGCACGGCCGCATTCTGAAGGCATTTGGGGATGGCAAGGCGGATATTTTGCTCGGCACCCAGATGATTGCCAAGGGACTCGACTTTCCGAACGTGACACTTGTTGGCGTTATTAACGCCGACACCGCGCTGGGCTTGCCTGATTTTCGGGCTAGTGAACGCACCTTCCAGTTGCTGACGCAGGTGAGTGGGCGTGCGGGCCGTGCGGATAAGCCCGGCCGTGTCCTGATTCAGACCTTTAATCCTGACAACTACGCCATTCAGTTGGCACAGCGCCACGATTATGAGCGTTTCTTTGGCCTGGAGATGCACATGCGGCATGAGGGGAATTACCCGCCGTATTACTTCACGTTCAAATTGACCGTCAGCCATGAGGAAGAGGATAAGGCAGCTAAGGCCATTTTCAAGTTGGCCGATCAGTTGACGGCTAACCTGTCCGATCAAGCGATTATCCTGGGTCCCACGCGTGGCGCCATTGCGCGGGTCAAGCGGCGGTATTATTACCAAGTCGTCATTAAATATAAGAATGAACCGAACTTACAAAAAACATTAGCAGACATGCTGGAATCCACGCAGATGAGTAGTCGGAGTGGATACCAAATTGCCTTTGACCGAGAACCTCTATCATTTATTTAG
- the fmt gene encoding methionyl-tRNA formyltransferase, whose protein sequence is MTSIIFMGTPEFAVPVLDGLVDAGYDVQLVITQPDRKVGRKQVLQQTPVKEAAVRHNIKVLQPEKLSGSPELDEAMALNADLIVTAAYGQFLPTKFLKSVKITAVNVHGSLLPKYRGGAPIQYSIINGDHKTGVTIIQMVKKMDAGVMYAQQSISLTRDDDTGTVFQRLSPVGRDLLLATLPKIIDGTAVGTQQPEDEVTFSPNISKAQEHLDFTLNARQIDQWVRGLRPHVGGWVDLGGKRTKLWAVTPLDEGTDQTPGTLIRSDKHEFVLAAGDGTVLSIDELQPAGKAKQDITQFMNGQGRKFQTGDQVIIDGE, encoded by the coding sequence ATGACATCAATTATTTTCATGGGAACACCCGAATTTGCCGTGCCTGTCCTCGACGGTTTAGTCGATGCGGGGTACGACGTGCAGCTCGTTATCACCCAGCCTGATCGCAAGGTGGGCCGTAAGCAGGTGCTGCAACAGACACCAGTTAAAGAGGCTGCGGTGCGTCATAACATCAAGGTACTGCAACCAGAAAAACTGTCCGGCAGCCCTGAGCTCGATGAAGCGATGGCCTTGAACGCCGACCTGATTGTGACGGCGGCTTACGGTCAATTTTTGCCGACCAAGTTTTTGAAGTCAGTTAAAATTACGGCGGTGAACGTCCACGGCAGTCTGCTGCCAAAGTACCGCGGCGGCGCGCCAATTCAGTATTCGATTATTAATGGTGACCACAAAACCGGGGTGACCATTATTCAAATGGTTAAAAAAATGGATGCCGGTGTCATGTACGCCCAGCAGAGTATTTCCTTAACCCGTGACGATGATACGGGAACGGTTTTCCAGCGCCTCAGTCCTGTTGGCCGCGACTTGTTGCTGGCGACCTTGCCTAAGATTATTGACGGGACGGCTGTCGGCACGCAGCAGCCTGAAGATGAAGTCACCTTCTCACCGAATATTTCTAAGGCGCAGGAGCACCTCGACTTCACGCTGAACGCCCGCCAGATTGACCAATGGGTACGCGGGCTGCGGCCACACGTGGGCGGCTGGGTTGACCTTGGTGGTAAGCGGACCAAACTCTGGGCCGTGACCCCACTTGATGAGGGCACCGACCAAACACCAGGCACATTGATTCGGAGTGATAAGCATGAATTTGTCCTCGCAGCAGGGGATGGTACCGTACTGAGCATTGACGAATTGCAGCCAGCGGGTAAGGCTAAACAAGACATTACACAGTTTATGAATGGACAAGGACGCAAGTTTCAGACTGGCGATCAGGTGATTATTGATGGAGAATAA
- the rsmB gene encoding 16S rRNA (cytosine(967)-C(5))-methyltransferase RsmB: MENNNPRLLAVQVLSRVAKGSYSNLTLDGTLRKAHLDPRDAGLLTNIVYGVIQRQLTLDFFIAPFIRGKKVDDWVLVLLRTAVYQMKYLDKVPTRAIFYDSTEIAKKLGHAGVAKFVTAILHRMDREGFPKIENIKDPAERLATGSSTPLWLTSKLIKQLGMVQASAILDSIDTAPNGVLRVNRTKTKRDDLAKVLSDRFPDLHDSIVSPVALVTPGGHLAGTDEFRAGEYTLQDESSQLVAPSLRLRPSDKVLDACAAPGGKTTHIAEYLDPAQGGKVTALDLHAHKVKLVAQNAARLGLADRVDAMTLDARKAQDEFAAGSFDRVLVDAPCSGLGLIRRKPEIKYEKTQQDIDNLSRIQKDILGSVADLVKPGGYLTYSTCTMVTEENQGVVTDFLAKHPNYKQVEVAKDAALSLQHSEPALQLFPSDYGTDGFFIASLQRTE, translated from the coding sequence ATGGAGAATAACAATCCGCGTTTACTAGCGGTACAAGTATTATCGCGTGTGGCCAAGGGGAGTTATTCGAACCTGACACTCGATGGTACGCTGCGCAAGGCACATCTTGATCCACGCGACGCGGGCCTGCTGACCAACATCGTTTACGGTGTTATTCAACGCCAGCTCACGTTGGACTTCTTCATTGCGCCATTTATCCGCGGTAAGAAGGTCGACGACTGGGTGCTGGTTTTGCTTCGCACCGCCGTTTACCAGATGAAGTACCTGGATAAGGTACCAACGCGTGCGATTTTCTACGACAGCACTGAGATTGCCAAGAAGCTGGGACATGCGGGGGTGGCCAAGTTTGTCACGGCCATTTTGCACCGCATGGACCGTGAAGGCTTTCCCAAGATTGAAAACATCAAGGATCCAGCCGAACGTTTGGCAACCGGCAGTAGCACACCGTTGTGGCTGACGAGTAAACTCATCAAGCAACTCGGTATGGTGCAGGCCAGTGCCATCCTTGATTCCATTGATACCGCACCTAATGGGGTCCTCCGGGTTAACCGGACCAAGACGAAGCGCGACGACCTGGCAAAAGTCTTGTCCGACCGTTTTCCAGACTTGCATGACAGCATTGTGAGCCCCGTTGCCCTGGTGACACCTGGTGGTCATTTGGCCGGGACCGATGAGTTCCGCGCGGGTGAATATACCTTGCAGGATGAAAGTAGTCAGCTGGTTGCGCCTAGTTTGCGTTTGCGCCCGAGCGACAAGGTTCTAGATGCCTGCGCCGCACCTGGTGGTAAGACGACGCATATTGCTGAATACCTGGATCCCGCGCAAGGTGGCAAGGTCACCGCGCTTGATTTGCACGCACACAAGGTCAAACTTGTGGCGCAAAATGCTGCGCGTCTGGGCCTAGCCGACCGCGTGGATGCGATGACGCTCGATGCGCGCAAGGCGCAGGATGAGTTCGCGGCCGGGTCGTTTGACCGCGTCCTCGTTGACGCGCCATGTTCAGGTCTCGGCCTGATTCGCCGCAAACCTGAAATTAAATATGAAAAAACGCAGCAGGATATTGATAATTTGAGCCGGATCCAGAAAGATATCTTGGGTAGCGTTGCCGATTTGGTTAAACCCGGCGGCTATTTGACCTACAGCACCTGTACCATGGTGACTGAGGAAAACCAGGGCGTTGTGACTGACTTTTTGGCAAAGCACCCGAACTACAAGCAGGTTGAGGTGGCCAAGGACGCAGCGCTGAGTTTGCAGCACAGTGAACCTGCACTGCAACTCTTCCCGAGTGACTACGGGACGGATGGGTTCTTCATTGCAAGTCTGCAGCGTACAGAGTAA
- a CDS encoding Stp1/IreP family PP2C-type Ser/Thr phosphatase, with protein sequence MKYAYRSDIGQIRPSNQDYVGVFKNNGGATLAIVADGMGGHQGGDVASEMAVSHIGYAFEEMTSSDMTVAAKWLINELARENDRILTRGQQFSDLTGMGTTIVAVLTCGDKFIVANIGDSRAYLYRKGRFVQITEDHSLVNELVRSGELTPEEAKNFPRKNLITRSLGVAPDVEPDVDTYDLIKGDMLLLCSDGLSKTVDDSQMAQVMSSKLTLQEKADRLIELANEAGGPDNISALIASAENGGDDK encoded by the coding sequence ATGAAATATGCCTACCGAAGCGATATTGGTCAGATTAGGCCAAGCAATCAAGATTACGTTGGTGTCTTTAAAAACAATGGTGGCGCCACACTCGCCATCGTTGCAGACGGCATGGGCGGCCATCAGGGCGGGGATGTTGCCAGCGAAATGGCGGTCTCGCACATTGGTTATGCCTTCGAAGAAATGACGAGCAGCGACATGACCGTTGCCGCCAAGTGGCTCATTAACGAGCTCGCACGCGAAAACGACCGGATTCTCACCCGAGGCCAGCAGTTTTCAGACCTGACAGGGATGGGGACGACCATCGTCGCGGTGCTGACCTGCGGCGACAAGTTTATTGTGGCGAACATCGGGGATTCCCGGGCTTACTTGTATCGCAAGGGTCGTTTCGTTCAAATCACTGAGGATCACAGTTTGGTCAACGAACTGGTCCGTAGCGGCGAGTTGACACCTGAAGAAGCCAAGAATTTTCCTCGTAAAAACCTGATTACCCGTTCCTTGGGTGTAGCACCGGACGTCGAGCCCGATGTGGATACTTATGATCTGATCAAGGGGGACATGCTCCTACTTTGCTCAGACGGTCTCTCCAAGACGGTCGACGATTCACAAATGGCGCAAGTCATGAGTAGCAAGTTGACCCTCCAAGAGAAGGCCGACCGCTTAATCGAACTGGCCAATGAAGCCGGTGGCCCCGATAACATCAGTGCTCTTATCGCGAGCGCGGAAAACGGGGGTGACGACAAATGA
- the pknB gene encoding Stk1 family PASTA domain-containing Ser/Thr kinase — protein MIEPGMILDERYKLTKTLGEGGMANVYLAHDLILNRDVAVKVLRLDLQNDKGTLRRFRREAMATLELNHPNIVSIYDVGESEGQQYLVMEYVHGTNLKTYIAQHFPIPYAKVIAFMKQILSAVQEAHNHNIIHRDLKPQNILVDDHETAKIADFGIAVALSDNANTQTNSLLGSVHYMSPEQARGALPTRQSDIYALGIILYEMLTGRVPFEGDSAVTIALKHFQESVPSVREFDPRIPQALENVVLKATAKDPNQRYTSAEAMSEDLATSLDASRANEPVFVPKVEDDMGETRVMTDLPSALRDLDNASRDNTVSGNTIAPRPVAETYVPDTDAPDTKRKPNPKRRRNLMIAAGVAIALVLITVLIIILPKGDVSIPDVKGMSLSQARTTLDKAKLGVGDETEETSNKYSKGEVISTNPNTGTSVKSGSAVDLVISSGGKRFKVGDYVGSVYSDVASDLRKKGFTVRKREDTGSTEEAGTVLKQSIKAGKTVVAKGKTITLTVASAGESFKMADLSKYNYQGVMGYANDHNLTVKYTGATTGLVVQQDPAIGTTVHDGATISVTFASGYGTTSRSNSTNGTTQSSSSQQAAGQNSRSQASSSVSSSSAPAASSSQQNEQSSSNDEQGE, from the coding sequence ATGATTGAGCCAGGCATGATTCTTGATGAACGTTATAAGTTGACCAAGACGCTCGGTGAGGGCGGCATGGCGAACGTTTATCTGGCACACGACCTGATTTTGAACCGTGATGTTGCGGTCAAGGTTCTCCGTCTGGACCTGCAAAATGACAAGGGTACCCTCCGCCGCTTCCGCCGTGAAGCGATGGCGACGCTCGAGCTCAATCACCCCAATATCGTCAGCATTTACGACGTGGGTGAGAGTGAAGGCCAGCAGTATCTCGTCATGGAGTACGTGCACGGGACGAACCTGAAGACTTATATTGCGCAACATTTTCCGATTCCGTATGCCAAAGTCATTGCGTTCATGAAACAAATCTTGAGTGCGGTGCAAGAAGCGCATAATCACAACATTATTCACCGTGACCTCAAGCCGCAGAACATTTTGGTTGATGATCACGAAACGGCCAAGATTGCCGATTTCGGCATTGCCGTCGCGCTGTCTGACAACGCCAACACGCAGACAAACTCACTGCTCGGCTCTGTGCACTACATGTCACCCGAACAGGCGCGTGGCGCCCTGCCAACGCGTCAGAGCGACATCTACGCCCTCGGGATCATCCTGTATGAGATGCTGACGGGCCGTGTGCCTTTCGAAGGGGATTCGGCCGTCACCATCGCGCTGAAGCATTTTCAGGAGTCCGTCCCTTCGGTGCGCGAGTTTGACCCGCGGATTCCGCAGGCTCTGGAAAACGTTGTGCTGAAGGCAACTGCTAAGGACCCGAACCAGCGCTACACGAGTGCGGAAGCCATGAGTGAAGACCTCGCGACTTCTCTGGATGCATCGCGAGCTAATGAGCCGGTTTTCGTGCCCAAAGTCGAAGATGACATGGGTGAAACCCGCGTGATGACGGATCTGCCCTCTGCGTTGCGTGATTTAGACAATGCGAGCCGTGATAACACGGTGAGTGGCAACACGATTGCGCCACGGCCGGTTGCCGAAACCTACGTGCCTGATACGGATGCACCGGACACCAAACGCAAGCCGAATCCTAAGCGGCGCCGCAACCTGATGATCGCGGCTGGGGTCGCGATTGCGCTCGTTCTGATCACGGTACTCATTATCATTCTGCCTAAGGGTGACGTCAGCATTCCCGACGTGAAGGGGATGTCATTGAGCCAGGCCCGCACCACTTTAGATAAAGCGAAACTGGGCGTTGGCGATGAGACTGAGGAAACCTCTAACAAGTACAGCAAGGGTGAGGTCATTTCGACAAACCCGAATACTGGTACCAGCGTCAAATCTGGGTCGGCTGTTGACCTGGTGATTAGCTCTGGTGGCAAGCGCTTCAAGGTGGGCGATTATGTCGGATCCGTATATAGTGACGTTGCCTCAGACCTGCGCAAGAAGGGTTTCACCGTCCGTAAGCGCGAGGATACGGGCTCCACTGAGGAAGCGGGCACCGTACTGAAGCAGAGCATTAAGGCGGGCAAGACTGTCGTGGCGAAGGGCAAGACGATCACCCTGACCGTGGCCAGTGCTGGCGAAAGCTTCAAGATGGCCGACTTGTCCAAGTACAACTACCAAGGTGTCATGGGTTACGCGAACGATCACAACTTGACCGTGAAGTACACAGGTGCCACCACGGGCCTTGTCGTGCAACAAGATCCAGCTATTGGTACCACCGTTCACGACGGAGCGACGATTAGCGTCACCTTCGCGAGCGGCTACGGGACAACATCGCGGTCGAACAGTACAAACGGGACAACGCAGTCCAGCAGTTCACAACAGGCAGCTGGTCAGAATTCGCGTTCGCAAGCCTCGAGTTCTGTCAGTTCTTCGAGCGCACCGGCGGCAAGTAGCAGCCAGCAAAACGAACAGAGCAGTTCAAACGACGAGCAGGGTGAATAA